Proteins from one Setaria italica strain Yugu1 chromosome V, Setaria_italica_v2.0, whole genome shotgun sequence genomic window:
- the LOC101762719 gene encoding LOW QUALITY PROTEIN: G-type lectin S-receptor-like serine/threonine-protein kinase At2g19130 (The sequence of the model RefSeq protein was modified relative to this genomic sequence to represent the inferred CDS: inserted 2 bases in 1 codon), with amino-acid sequence MVNGDGSLKVFSFAQIKKITKNFSEKLGEGGFGCVFKGTMPVSTMVAVKRLKGFVQGDKQFRAEVQTIGMIQHTNLVRLLGFCXYESMVNGSLNSHLFCSSSAKLNWELRYSVALGTARGLAYLHEECRYCILHCDLKPDNILLDELFCPKIADFGMAKLLGRDYSRVLTTMRGTIGYLAPEWISGVPITQKADVYSYGMMLLEIISGRRNSEKIKEGKFTYFPTYAAVKLNEGNGMCLLDNGLGGNADAEQLARACRVACWCIQDAADHRPMMGQVVRMLEGVMDVEVPPVPRSLQKYVGMDDSTCSDWTASEVSC; translated from the exons ATGGTGAATGGTGATGGAAGCCTCAAGGTCTTCTCATTTGCACAAATAAAGAAGATAACAAAAAATTTCTCTGAAAAACTTGGGGAAGGAGGCTTTGGCTGCGTTTTCAAAGGGACAATGCCAGTTTCCACTATGGTTGCTGTCAAAAGGTTAAAAGGCTTCGTGCAAGGAGATAAGCAGTTCCGAGCAGAGGTGCAGACCATTGGGATGATTCAACACACCAATCTAGTTCGTCTTCTTGGATTTTG GTATGAATCCATGGTGAATGGTTCTTTAAATTCTCATCTCTTTTGTAGCAGTTCTGCAAAGTTGAACTGGGAGCTGCGGTACAGTGTAGCACTTGGAACTGCAAGAGGTTTAGCTTATCTGCATGAGGAATGCAGATATTGCATTTTACATTGTGATCTGAAGCCAGATAACATACTCCTTGATGAACTGTTCTGCCCTAAGATTGCAGATTTTGGTATGGCAAAGCTTCTTGGTCGAGACTATAGCAGGGTACTGACAACAATGCGAGGGACCATTGGGTATCTTGCACCTGAGTGGATCTCAGGCGTACCGATCACGCAAAAGGCTGATGTTTACAGCTACGGAATGATGCTTCTAGAAATCATATCGGGGCGAAGGAATTCAGAGAAAATTAAGGAGGGGAAGTTTACATACTTTCCAACCTATGCTGCAGTTAAGCTGAATGAAGGAAATGGTATGTGCCTGCTGGATAATGGTTTGGGGGGCAATGCTGATGCAGAGCAGCTGGCCAGAGCTTGTAGAGTCGCCTGCTGGTGCATTCAGGATGCTGCAGATCACAGGCCGATGATGGGGCAAGTTGTTCGCATGCTAGAGGGTGTCATGGATGTCGAGGTTCCTCCTGTTCCCAGGTCACTGCAAAAGTATGTTGGCATGGACGATTCCACTTGTTCAGATTGGACAGCTTCTGAAGTCTCTTGTTAG
- the LOC101763125 gene encoding uncharacterized protein LOC101763125 has protein sequence MRERDPCWEYCDKLDGNKVRCRFCHKVLNGGISRLKFHLSQIPSKGVNPCTKVKEDVIEKVKAIISAKEEYKEFQLLKRQRVAELSVPPKRTRELPSQSTTPGAANSPAVTLAAEQSHLLALEVSTPAPKLSGAVNKSRAASELEAERCIAEFFFENKLDYSIADSVSYQHMLEVLGGVGFRGPSAEVLKDKWLHKLKSEILQKTKEIEKDWVTTGCTILADSWTDNKLKALINFSVSSPLGTFFLKTVDASSHFKTHRGLYDLFDEVIREVGPENVVQIIADRNINYGSIDKLIMQNYNSIFWSPCASFCINSMLDDFSKIDWVNQCICQAQTVTRFIYNNKWVLDFTRKSMPGQELVCSGITKSVSDFLTLKSLLRHRSKLKQMFHCAEFSSSSYASRSIPCVEILNDDELWRAVEEIAAVSEPLLRVMRDVSGGKAAIGYIYESMTKVTDSIRTYYIMDEGKCKSFLDIVEQKWQAELHSPLHSAAAFLNPSIQYNPEVKFFSSIKEEFFHVLDKVLTNPDLRQDITSQLHAFRKAQGMFGSNIAKEARNNTSPGMWWEQYGDSAPSLQRAAVRVTSQVCSTLTFQRDWGMILQNHYEKRNKLDKEALADQAYVHYNLTLHSEPKTRKKLDGDPIALDGIDMTSPWVEDSDGPILTQWLDRFPSALDGGDLNTRQFGGSIFGPSDNLFGL, from the exons A TGCGGGAGAGAGATCCCTGCTGGGAGTACTGCGACAAGCTGGATGGGAACAAGGTCCGGTGCAGGTTCTGTCACAAGGTTCTCAATGGCGGCATCAGCAGGCTCAAGTTCCATCTTTCTCAAATTCCCAGCAAAGGGGTTAACCCTTGCACCAAGGTGAAGGAAGATGTTATTGAGAAGGTGAAGGCTATCATATCGGCAAAGGAGGAGTACAAGGAGTTCCAGCTCCTCAAGAGGCAGAGGGTAGCTGAATTGTCGGTACCCCCGAAAAGGACACGGGAGCTTCCGTCTCAGTCTACTACTCCAGGGGCAGCGAACTCACCAGCGGTTACTCTTGCTGCTGAACAGAGTCACCTTCTTGCTCTGGAAGTGTCGACTCCGGCACCAAAACTATCTGGTGCTGTTAACAAGTCACGCGCTGCTTCAGAATTGGAGGCAGAGCGATGCATAGCTGAATTCTTTTTCGAGAACAAGTTGGACTATAGTATAGCAGACTCAGTTTCATACCAGCATATGCTGGAGGTACTTGGTGGTGTGGGATTCCGGGGGCCGTCAGCAGAGGTTCTGAAGGACAAGTGGTTGCACAAGCTCAAGTCAGAGATTTTGCAGAAAACAAAAGAGATTGAAAAGGATTGGGTGACAACAGGTTGCACTATATTGGCTGATTCATGGACTGATAACAAATTGAAAGCTCTAATCAACTTTTCTGTGTCGTCTCCTCTAGGGACATTCTTCCTCAAAACAGTGGATGCCTCTTCACACTTCAAAACTCACAGAGGGTTGTATGATCTCTTCGATGAAGTGATTCGAGAAGTTGGCCCAGAGAATGTTGTTCAGATAATCGCTGACAGGAATATAAACTACGGCAGCATAGACAAGCTAATCATGCAGAACTACAACTCAATCTTTTGGTCACCATGTGCATCTTTCTGCATTAACTCAATGTTGGAtgacttctccaagattgattgGGTGAACCAATGCATCTGCCAAGCACAAACCGTAACACGATTTATCTACAACAATAAGTGGGTTCTTGATTTTACGAGAAAGTCCATGCCAGGGCAAGAGCTTGTTTGCTCAGGGATTACAAAGTCTGTATCAGATTTTCTCACACTGAAATCCTTGTTGAGGCACAGGTCAAAGCTGAAGCAAATGTTTCATTGCGCTGAattttcatcttcttcataTGCAAGTAGGTCCATTCCTTGTGTTGAGATACTCAATGATGATGAGCTTTGGAGAGCAGTTGAAGAGATAGCTGCTGTTTCTGAACCTTTATTGAGGGTCATGAGGGATGTTTCAGGAGGCAAAGCTGCCATTGGTTACATATATGAGTCTATGACAAAAGTGACGGACTCTATTAGAACATACTACATAATGGATGAAGGCAAATGTAAGTCGTTTCTGGACATAGTGGAGCAAAAATGGCAAGCAGAGCTACATTCACCTCTTCATTCAGCAGCTGCTTTTCTGAACCCAAGCATCCAGTATAACCCAGAAGTAAAATTTTTTAGTAGTATCAAGGAGGAGTTCTTCCATGTTCTTGATAAGGTGCTTACAAACCCTGACCTAAGGCAAGATATTACTTCTCAATTGCATGCTTTTCGCAAGGCGCAAGGGATGTTTGGTTCTAACATTGCTAAAGAGGCCCGCAACAATACCTCCCCAG GGATGTGGTGGGAACAATACGGCGATTCAGCACCATCACTGCAACGAGCCGCTGTCAGAGTTACCAGCCAGGTCTGCAGCACCCTAACGTTTCAAAGAGACTGGGGTATGATCCTTCAGAACCACTATGAAAAGCGCAACAAGCTGGACAAGGAGGCTTTGGCCGACCAAGCCTACGTGCACTACAATCTCACGCTCCACTCCGAACCCAAGACGAGGAAGAAGTTGGATGGCGATCCAATCGCACTGGATGGCATCGACATGACGTCGCCGTGGGTGGAGGACTCCGACGGCCCAATCCTCACCCAGTGGCTCGACAGGTTCCCGTCGGCCTTGGATGGTGGAGACTTGAACACGAGGCAGTTTGGTGGATCCATCTTTGGTCCCAGCGATAATCTGTTCGGCTTGTAA
- the LOC101764344 gene encoding V-type proton ATPase subunit E — protein MEEVDVSRQLKQMTDFIRQEAVEKAVEIEAAAAEEFQIEKLQLVEAEKKKIRQEFDRKEKQVSIKNKIDYSMQLNASRIKVLQAQDDLVTNMMESARKELLYISRDHQTYKKLLKILIVQSLLRLKEPAVLLRCRKEDLDLVDSVLESASNEYAEKANVYPPEIVVDRRVFLPSAPSHYQAPGPSCSGGVVLASRDGKIVCENTLDARLQAVFRKKLPEIRQSLFRQVAA, from the exons ATGGAGGAAGTGGACGTGTCGCGGCAGCTCAAGCAGATGACGGACTTCATCCGCCAGGAGGCCGTCGAGAAGGCCGTCGAGATCGAGGCCGCAGCCGCCGAG GAATTCCAAATTGAAAAATTGCAACTGGTGGAAGCTGAAAAAAAGAAGATCAGGCAGGAATTTGATCGCAAAGAGAAGCAAGTCAGCATCAAGAATAAAAT TGATTACTCAATGCAGCTCAATGCTTCCCGAATTAAAGTTCTTCAAGCTCAGGATGACCTGGTAACAAATATGATGGAGTCAGCAAGGAAAGAGCTACTGTACATAAGCCGTGATCATCAAACTTACAAGAAACTTCTGAAGATACTTATTGTTCAG AGTTTGCTGCGTCTGAAAGAACCAGCTGTGCTTCTCCGCTGCAGGAAGGAGGATCTTGACCTTGTTGATTCAGTTTTGGAGTCGGCAAGTAATGAGTATGCAGAAAAAGCAAATGTATATCCTCCTGAGATAGTGGTAGATCGTCGTGTCTTTCTGCCATCTGCTCCCAGTCATTATCAGGCACCTGGTCCCTCGTG TTCTGGTGGAGTTGTGCTAGCTTCCCGAGATGGAAAGATCGTCTGTGAAAACACACTGGATGCTAGACTGCAAGCGGTTTTTAGAAAGAAGCTGCCTGAG ATCCGTCAAAGCCTTTTCAGGCAGGTTGCCGCATAA
- the LOC101764748 gene encoding uncharacterized protein LOC101764748, with product MEGKSRVPEVTIVPAPRPAAGAGSVDAAKAAGKEPISPGTPSSADAGRGRSGKERRAEEGVSLPGWKLDALCQESCPSPAMRARFLYF from the coding sequence ATGGAAGGGAAGAGCCGGGTGCCGGAGGTGACCATCGTCCCGGCGCCTAGGCCGGCGGCTGGCGCTGGCTCCGTGGACGCGGCTAAGGCGGCGGGTAAGGAGCCGATCAGCCCGGGCACGCCGTCCTCGGCggacgccggccgcggccgcagcgGCAAGGAGAGGCGCGCGGAGGAGGGCGTCTCCCTGCCCGGGTGGAAGCTCGACGCCCTCTGCCAGGAGTCCTGCCCGTCGCCGGCCATGAGGGCGCGCTTCCTCTACTTCTGA
- the LOC101761495 gene encoding G-type lectin S-receptor-like serine/threonine-protein kinase At2g19130: MVKANNWRSLFSSSFVLLFPPLINLVYSCCKFAYASDTLLPGQFLDANQSLVSKNGAFKLGFDCFTTVYKDDYKSYCGLGIWFAKPSSCNREYFPVWQPGQYACERTTLSLTENGVLNLTTYYGDYWYSSYIRNTSVNAAAVLLDNGNLVIRDQANNSMVIWQSFDSPTNVLLSGGLLGLNKITGMNITLSSYSNYYMGEYTLSLDATRRRGFIILHTYYGLMFTGTFPRWMDIREDGQYALTFNDARTYIQLNNSGFVTFSKQGEEQGECDTVLWSAPDTLCDYDSYCGPYGLCTRSGSCICPVGFDPPDTQEWNIAGCSRKEPRNCEKNIVTHPEETFYPIYGIHRYPQHAFMLNVSDTSECESSCLRNCTCTAFAYNTSCLLWFSDLRNTLVLDSGPNGNHMYIRIALRTKWQLVFGSMIVVLALVVIGLILLWRCRRKLFRARTVVDNGSLVVFSFVQIKNCTKNFSEKLGEGGFGCVFKGMLPGCTAVAVKKLKGLRQEDKQFRAEVQTIGMIQHINIVRLLGFCTEDSRRFLVYEYMANGSLSNHLFSKRSSKLSWELRYSIALGIAGGLAYLHEGCRDSIVHCDMKPDNILLDAELCPKIADFGMAKLLCRDFSRALTTMRGTIGYLAPEWISGLPITHKADVYSYGMVLLEIIAGRRNSEKIKEGKFTYFPIYAAVKVNEGDVMCLLDSSLQGNAEVEQLNRTCRVACWCIQDAENHRPMMGQVVRMLEGVMDVEVPPVPRSLQNYVGMEDSISEDLNISY; the protein is encoded by the coding sequence ATGGTGAAGGCAAACAACTGGAGGTCcttgttctcatcatccttcGTTTTACTATTTCCACCCTTGATCAACCTTGTATATTCCTGCTGCAAATTCGCATACGCATCAGACACCCTCCTTCCAGGACAATTCCTAGATGCAAACCAGAGCCTCGTCTCAAAAAACGGCGCCTTCAAGTTGGGTTTTGACTGCTTCACAACCGTTTATAAAGATGATTATAAGTCATATTGCGGTTTGGGTATCTGGTTTGCTAAACCATCATCTTGTAATCGTGAATACTTTCCTGTTTGGCAACCTGGGCAGTATGCTTGTGAACGTACTACCCTCTCGCTCACAGAGAATGGCGTGCTAAATCTAACCACATACTATGGCGACTATTGGTACTCATCCTACATACGGAATACTTCTGTGAACGCTGCTGCAGTGCTTCTTGACAACGGAAATCTTGTAATAAGAGACCAAGCAAACAATTCCATGGTGATTTGGCAGAGTTTTGATAGCCCGACGAATGTACTGCTCTCTGGAGGACTCCTGGGATTAAATAAAATCACCGGCATGAACATCACCCTTTCCAGTTATTCTAATTATTATATGGGCGAATATACTCTGTCACTGGATGCAACTAGGAGGCGAGGTTTTATTATCCTGCATACTTATTATGGTCTTATGTTTACTGGTACTTTTCCTAGATGGATGGATATTCGTGAAGATGGACAGTATGCGCTAACATTCAATGATGCACGTACTTACATACAATTAAATAACTCTGGATTTGTGACATTTTCTAAACAAGGGGAAGAACAAGGGGAATGCGATACTGTATTATGGTCCGCTCCAGATACATTATGCGACTATGACTCATATTGTGGACCTTATGGTCTCTGCACAAGGTCGGGCTCTTGTATATGCCCTGTTGGTTTTGATCCACCAGATACCCAAGAATGGAATATTGCAGGTTGTTCAAGAAAGGAACCTCGGAATTGTGAAAAAAACATTGTTACACATCCAGAAGAGACATTTTATCCAATATATGGCATTCATAGATATCCTCAGCATGCTTTCATGCTGAACGTTTCAGACACGAGTGAGTGTGAATCCTCTTGCTTAAGGAACTGTACTTGTACTGCCTTTGCTTACAATACAAGTTGCTTGCTGTGGTTTTCGGACCTGCGGAATACATTAGTGCTTGACTCTGGTCCGAATGGCAACCATATGTACATACGTATAGCACTTAGGACCAAATGGCAACTAGTTTTTGGATCGATGATTGTTGTGCTTGCCCTTGTTGTTATTGGTCTGATTCTCTTGTGGAGATGCAGAAGAAAGCTTTTCAGGGCTAGAACGGTGGTTGACAATGGAAGCCTTGTGGTATTCTCGTTTGTACAGATCAAGAACTGTACCAAAAATTTCTCTGAAAAACTTGGAGAGGGAGGCTTTGGCTGCGTTTTTAAAGGGATGTTGCCAGGCTGCACTGCTGTGGCTGTGAAGAAGCTAAAAGGCCTCAGACAGGAAGACAAGCAATTTCGAGCAGAGGTGCAGACCATAGGTATGATTCAGCACATCAATATTGTCCGTCTGCTTGGGTTTTGCACTGAAGATAGTAGAAGGTTCCTGGTGTATGAATATATGGCAAATGGTTCTTTGAGTAACCACCTGTTTTCCAAGAGATCCTCTAAGTTAAGCTGGGAGCTGCGGTACTCGATTGCTCTTGGAATTGCAGGAGGCCTGGCTTATCTGCACGAGGGATGCAGGGACTCTATTGTACACTGTGATATGAAGCCAGATAATATACTTCTTGACGCAGAACTCTGTCCCAAGATTGCAGATTTTGGCATGGCAAAGCTTCTTTGTCGAGATTTCAGCAGGGCACTGACAACAATGCGAGGGACCATCGGATACCTTGCACCGGAGTGGATCTCAGGGCTACCAATCACACATAAGGCTGATGTTTACAGCTACGGAATGGTGCTTCTAGAAATCATTGCAGGGCGAAGAAATTCGGAGAAGATTAAGGAAGGAAAGTTTACTTACTTTCCAATATATGCTGCAGTTAAGGTGAATGAAGGTGATGTTATGTGCCTGTTGGACAGTAGTCTGCAGGGCAACGCTGAAGTGGAGCAGCTGAACAGAACCTGTAGAGTTGCCTGCTGGTGCATTCAGGATGCTGAAAACCACAGGCCAATGATGGGGCAAGTTGTTCGCATGCTAGAGGGTGTCATGGATGTCGAGGTCCCTCCGGTTCCCAGGTCACTGCAAAATTATGTTGGCATGGAGGATTCCATCTCTGAAGATTTGAACATTTCGTATTAG